Genomic window (Takifugu rubripes chromosome 1, fTakRub1.2, whole genome shotgun sequence):
gaccaataactaagacttctgttttgtcctggttgagctgtaggaagttttctgccatccatgactggatatctagaatacagttaaaaagggcatcaactggccctgtgtcatcaggagccacggcgatgtacattTAGTAAATTCTGCtggatgcagaataaagacgtccaaaccatctgctctgtccgagtagttcctcgtcctgccagtTTATCGATTTATCGCCGAATGCTACGTTTGTCGCTAGATGTCGCTAAATCCCACGGAGTTCATTAAGTTGCTTTAAGACTTGTAAATATATGTAAGATGCACGACATTTAAGGCCAGACCGTTTCCTGTTTGAGCAGTTTTTACTCACAAAATTCGACAGTATAAATTTTTTTTGTgttcaacaaaaacaaaaacaaaaaaacctaaCCCACTTGTAACTTCACATTTAGACACGTACGTCTTTTAAATTAAAGGTTTGTTGAAGTTGGTGTAGCTGACAGGGCCGCGCTTGTTTAAACATTAGACtctggcgccacctgctggcgaCTTTGTGATATTAAAAATAACCAGCAGTCGGCAGCTATAAATAGACCAGAAAAGGGTGCACTTAAAAAGTGACTTTTTCCAGGAAGagtttcaaaaaataaaatataaacattGCAAATTTCCACCAAGAGTCACTTAAAATGATTTCCTCTGATCTCAATGAAACCAAAATACATTGAAAAAGCATAATTCTTCCACTTGTAGTTACCAGCGCAGAGAAGCACTCTTTCTGAAAACCACTAAAAACAGAGCTGCTTCCATGAATTCTTCAACAGATTTGGTTCTGTTTTGGCATCATTTTACTGAAAGCAAACATGATGCTGTCGGGGGTAAACATGTCTCGGTAGTGAAATTCCTGCAGGTGAAAGACAACAAGGTTCTGTAGTCAAGAGTCTGGATGTGAAATGATAGTTGgtgcatgaataaaacatgcagAAATCATTCGAGTTGGGCCAGAAACTGCACTGCAGTCCACTGGACCTGTGCTTCAGCTCGGATACATGATCATAAAATGGTCCTTCATAAAGCTCTGCAGCCCCATTTCTGATTTGTTGGCAGTCCGAATGGATTTCACAAGCTTCTTAAAATAGGAAGACCTGTTACAAACAGCTGGCGAAGACCGAAGGttgagaaaatgtgtttcttgTGTTGAGTGAATCATGTCTTCTTCAATTAGCTTTGCtgcaaaccattaaaaaaaaaaaaaaaaaagattctttcaatattttaataaacaaaaagGTTCTCATTATCATTTGGGAAGAAATTCATTAAACTACAGACAGTGTATTTTGTGTATttataacaaataaaaaataaaaactgtcaaacaaattaaaaacaaattgaaTCCAAGCCGTCCTGAGAACAATCTGAAAATTATAAATACACCCTGTTGCTGAGTGTCATTGTGTGCGCCCACGCTGTCAGTATCCTTGTAGTCCGTTGTAAATCTTCTGCACAGAGCTCTGCTTTAGAAGGCCCCGGATACCTACAGCAATGTAAGAAATGTTAATAGAAGCTGCAAACAACAGGCAAAATCAAAGGGTTTCATCCATtataaaatttaaaaacatcaagGCTTCATTTAAAATAGAGAAACTGATTTTTGAATGTATTACTGCTGCCATTCTCAGAAATTAATATAATGAAATGGGATAAAACTGATCAGTTGGGATCCCCCATTATGACCATCAGCACAACCTCTTATATGCACATTTTAAGCCAGTGGTGCTGATTTCTAAGTAGTAATTCCTGACCAGTCCTGAGAGTTTTAGAAGTGTCTTAGTAGCTACTGGTGTCACCATCCATAACCGCACCTCACCCACAGACTGCAGTGGAACTACACACAGTGCACATTACAGCCTTGTGGTACTGGTTGAATGATTGTGCGCTCATAAAGTAGATGAGCCAGGCTGGGCTAAACAGTGCAGCAAAAACTGGTGCTCAGAAAGTTGGGATTGTTAGTGGTGGGTTAAATACAGAGGAAAGAATTTATGTGGAATCATctcgatgaagatgatgattttcCTAAAAATTGAATGCAGAAATCCAGGAAATTCCAAAGGGTTCACAGACGTTTTCGTGCCACTGAATGATGCTGTCGTATGACGCGGTGGACGCCAGAGGTGGCTGTCTCCCGCATTAAAGAAAATCCTCGACTGGATGAGCTTCTCACCATCTTTCTGTTGTTCGTCGAGCTGTGTCCCGGGGAATTCCACATCAAACGTGATAATCAGGGAACCTCTGATGTTATTGTTGTCAAAGTTTGGCAAACCTTCACCTTTCTTCCACATCCGAGCTCCAGGCTTGGTGATTTTATCCCTCACAATGTGGACCTGTTAAGGAAAACACATGAAATCATCTTAAACTTGAAGCATCATCGTCTTTAGAAAAGTGCACGAGCTGTGGTATCAAACATAATTCTTGTACAGCATAAGAGagtaaataacagaaaaactACCCAGGAACTGCCACTATCTTAATGCGACTGTGTCCAAGAAGAAAACTAAATGATGTGGAGGCGTTCTTGCTGCCGAGGACCAAATCTGACCTGCGTTTGAGTGTCCTTGGATCATTTTAGTTACCAAATATTTAATCTTCATATCTGAAAATAGTCAGAAACCTTTGAAGATGTATACTATTAAATGATCATCATATAGTTGTGGATCTAAATGTTAACAATTCAAATAAACGTCATCTTGGCCACTCTGTATGACAAATTTTTGTACCTGCTTCTCGGAGGGCCAAAGCAACATAtgcagtcatccatccatcttctaacTGCATTTTGGGGGATATATTTCACCATCCCCAAGCTttatgtgtgtgcttgtgtgtagtTTGTGGCCCTGTCCCTGGATCAGGAAGCTCTTATCAAGTACCTTGTGTCCATCCAAATGAACAATATCCATCTCAAAGCCAACCAGGGCCTCCACTAGCGAGATGGTGACATTGGTGTACAGGTCATCTCCTCTGCGTTCGAACAGCGGATGTCTAAAAGTAGAAGAatcccccaacccccccaaaatACCACTTAAAATGTGCCACTAAAATAAAGCTGGAAAAGAGTTTTCAGTAGTCAAAACCATTCTTACTTTAACACTTTAATACGGAAGCGTAGATCTCCAGGTTCACCATCAATGTGCGGCTCGCCTGTGGTCAACACAGAGGATTTCATATGCACATCACTCATTGTTCTCACACTCACAAATAATTCTCATCAATATAGACATGCATAGTGATATTAACTTTATGCAGACCTTCTCCAATGAAAGGGTACTCCATTTCATCTCTAACCCCCTGCTCAATTTCTACCTCCAGCGTCCTCTCCTCATTTACCAACCttggataaaaataaaatcatgtaGTTAGATTGTGGTGATACTTTGTTCAGACATCGAAAATAATGAATTATTAAAGGTTTACTCGAATATACATATTGCATTTCATTCTATCCTGTACATCTACAGCACAGCAAGAACTACGGCCACTCACTGAAGGCTCCAAGTGTCCGACGTTCAGGAGAGTTAGTTTAACAACTTTAAAAAACAGCACCTTTTATCTGTATCTCATTCAAAGCTAGATCAAATCAGCATCTCTCTATATTCTTCACCCGCAGAAACATCAGGTTTAGTAAGCAAGTTGTGTATGGATGAAGCTTCAGGGAGCCCTGCTGGATCACTTGGAATTTGTGTATGTAGAATTCATACAAACTCCCAGCTGAGGAAAAAACTAAACATCTAAACATCAGAAATGATTACATTTGGGTGGAATCATACTTTTAACTAATTTTATGCATCGTGAGTATTATGTAGCACAAATCTTGATGACTTACTTCACATTGGGGCACTCGTCACAAACTGTCTCCTGGGTCATCTGGAACCGACCTGGTCCGAGCTGTGTtgtcctcatttcctgtctgcagttACACTTCCTCTTACCGGGGGCTTCTTTGGCTACAGGCTTGTTGCGTACAACCTTCAGGACAGGGCAGGTTTAGAGAATATCATTAGTTACGTGCAAGTATCCCAGGATGGATCAGGCGATGAGATACTATTTAAATGTGTGACAATTTCAATGAAAGCCTTGTTCAACAAACCTCGACAAAGTTTCCAGAGTAGACCTCCTCGAGAGTGACCTCCAGGTCTAGTATGATGTCGTTTCCTCTGGGGatgtttctgtcctgctgctgtcggTTGCCTCCAAACATGAAGCCAAAGTCACCAAAGAagctacacaaacacagcaaatgaGTCAATCAAAATTTCTTTACTTTATTACATCAGGAAGTGTTTCAGTCAGAGAACAGGCAAATGCTAACTGTACCAGAAGCTAAATAGGTGTATTTTGTGGCGAGTGATATGACCATAACTATAATATACAGAACACTCTTCTTGTTTGGCAAGATTCTGccaatatttaaaatgacttaAACAGCCACTTTATCACTCAACAATGTCACAGTGAAATAGATCTGAACTTTTGCAGGAATTCCTTAAAGTGCAATGTGCCCAGCTGTCACAAGCATACAATCCCATCTCAGAAAAGTGGATCTCTAAAAAGACTAGCCATAAAATTTGTGTTCTCCTTTTGCTATTAAGCACACAAAATGAGTCGATGAAACAAACCTTGAGAAGATATCGTTATGAGATCCATGGTGCCCCTCTTTGAGCCCCTCTTCTCCATAAGCATCgtattgtttccttttttcctcatcaGAGAGCACCTATAAAAAAACGAGTGTCACTCATTCAATGCAGAAACTCTACAATTTACCTTAAACACATATGGGACGAGCAACACCGGCACATTAAACCAACCATATAGACCTTCAATAAATAACAGCACCCAACTTCGACAAAATCTAACAAAAGTATCTCATGGATTATACAGTCGCTGTTTATCAAATCGCGTTCCATTTACACAGGCTACACGAAGCAACCAATCAGATGCAGCCACACAGAACAGTCGCCCAATCAGAGAGGCGGAACCTTTCGGACAAACGTGTATCAAAGTATCTGTCCCCCTTCCTGTCAGTTCCATCCAAACCCCACAGGTAACAAACGGCTCGAATGGCAACAGCAGTGCTCTCGCCGCCGTCACACTCACCTCATAAGCTGCCCCCAAGTCAGCGAATTTGTCTTGAGCTTTGGGGTCGTCTTGGTTCCTGTCCGGGTGCAGCTGAAGAGCCAGCTTTCTGTACGCTTTTTTGATGTCCCTGATGGACGCACTCTTACTCACCCCCAGAATCTTATAGAAGTCTCGCCTACAGCAAAAAGATGAATGAGACACCGGCGTACATAGACTACATGCATTGAGGGTAGGACAGATTGAATTTCGATTAAAAATCAGTCATGAAGCAGCCTGGAGCCGAAACCGTGACTGGTTTCAAAGCAAGCTGCTAGCAAACGAAGCTAGCTAACAATCATCGCTAAAAGACTTAAACTGAGAATATAAACATCCTACTTTGCCGGGCTACTCCATCAGAAAACGAGACACtgtttttgctctcttttttaGTGGTATGTAATGGATTTATCCTACGGGAATGAATCCTACATATGTACAGCAGGTCTGGACCAATCACAGTAAAACATGTGGAACTATAGTAGCACCTGGTGATGTTTCACGGCTGACTGTGAGCACTTACCCCCCAAGAACCACCGTGATAACGTAAAGAAGCAGGTAGCATACACCGCAAATATTAATTCCTCTGGAAGCCATAGCTCCCCGTTCTTCTAGTGGAGATAGGAAAATGACAGCCGGTGGCGGAGGCTCGGATCCCGATCTTGGTCATTCACCTTCTTCCGTGCCAGCACGCTCCGCCCACTAAACGTCCGCCTTTCTGTCACAGCCCCGCCCACAATTAAAGACACAAGTCACAAATGTGTATATTTTTAAAGACAACATCTGTTACATAAGTTTGCTCTCGGTGTTGTGAGGCTTCCGTTCATGGATttattcactttaaaataattctgCCAGCGTGaccttttatatttaaaacGAGCAGTCGCGTGCGTGCTGTAGCGCACCCCCGTGTCGCGagctggctgcagcagaagtgtGTCGCTGGGGTTTTGAAGAGTACTGcgccaaacaggaagtagacgCGGCAGAGGTATGTGTGCTGTGCGGCTGTTGGGGTTCGCTGTCACAAACTACCAACAAACTACCCTCGTTTCTGCCAAAGCTATGAGCCGCCAATATTCATGAAAGACAACTGAAGCGGAGCAGCGAGCATTTTTGGGAAAAGATAAAGGTGGAAGGTAGGTGAATTTTCTGCCGGTACCTTTTAGTTTGATTGCTAACAGCTAACTCAGGTCAAGATGATACGACTCACAACCACAGTTAGCTTTATATAGAGGTAACTGGCCCTACTTTTTGTGCCATTTGTCCGACGAGGATGGTGACGAGACCGGTTAACGCCCTGGTCGGATCTCATTGGTTGTCTCGTTTTTGGCGCTTCCGCATGTCGAGATTAATTTTGTTAAAGAACAGTGGAAGAAATATTTGGTGTTGAATCGAAACATTTAGTCTCTATGTCGTCCAGTCTTGTTATTTTATACGCCGAATGAAATAAGATTGCTGCCGTGGCAAAAATAAATTTACGGAAAGTGGCTGTGAGGCTTTTGttgactgttttcccccctaaTAAGTTCACGTCAAAGGAAGCTGGATAAAGTAAGTGATGATCCAAGTCACTTTTCTACAAACAAAGATCATGCAGAGTTGttatcttttttgtttttcttgatcCTTACACTAATTGGGTAATATTGCATTAAATAGGCATCAGCCCTTTTCAAGTAAACTAGGGTTATAGGTTCACAGTGTAGTGTCAAGATTCTATAGGCCTGTTGTTTTATTAGTCCACTTCTGTGGGTTTTCTCAAACATGTTTGTGAAGTTGGTCATTTTAGCAGCATCCTCATCTCAATCCTGAGTTTGTTCCAGCCATCTTTAGTGATATTTATTGTCATAAATGTATGTTACTACTGACACCTGCTGTCAGGGATGTGTCTCTTGGTGTGTTGTGCTGTCGTGATTggccattaaaaaaagaaaaataaatattttaatgaatATGAAGAAATGGCTGACAACATTCGGGTACAGCTGTAACATTTCATGCAAGTTTTACAATCACGAAACCATTGTAAAGTGGTCTGTGCACTGTACCTGTGGTACAAGTAGGATTCAAAACTAGTCATGTCTGCACCAAAGCCAGTAATTTTAGTTCATTCGgtcatttaaaatgaacacaaactGCAGTAGGAGCCATCTTTCCTCTCAGCTTATCTctgccttttgttttgtttgaaaatATGATTGTGTAATCGCCTTCTGAAGCCACTACAGACAGACTAAAAAACTGCTGTCTGTTAGTGAGGGTGTTTCAGGAGTTAATCACAATTCTCCACTTTTCAGATGGGTACAGACGCTGTGATCATATGGCCACGCATGGAACCCTTCTTACTGGGCGTCTTGCAGGTTTGATCATCTGTTTATTGAAAATAATTGCTAAGTcctcaaaaaaaacccaaacttgaTTTAGTCAGGTGCTTGAATACAGTTTTAAAGTTAAGTTTGGCAAACCAAAAAGGCCTGGAAGCATAATTACCAGTAGATATAAACTTAAAAAGGTGAAATAAAAtacttcactttttttttcttaatgtgtTTAGTCCAACTcagcaaaaacagacattttaagTTGggtaatttaatgttttattcaattGCAGGTGGCCCCCTCCACAAAGCTCAGTATGCATTACCTTCGCAAAATGTCAGCTTATGTGCGAACGCGAGACGGCTGCTTCCCTGTCTTGAGCTGGTCGATGTGGCGGCATATTGCCTGTGGAAAGCTTCAGCTCCCAGAAGATCTCGCGTGGCTCTACTTTGAGACATTTGATCTTCTTACTGACCACAGTGCAGTGACAAGGTTGGAGTGGGCAGAGGGTCTCTCCCAGTGCTCGTCTAAAAGTGAGCTCGAGCAACAGAGGAACAAGGTAACAGAATGAATGGGTGGATGtattaaactgaaaatgtgagGCTCACTCAGTAGCTCTAATAACTGTCATGGAAGATCTGATTGGTGTTTTGGCCCCGACAggctttaatgtgtttgtttttgttgttttcagttGTCGGTGGACACCCTGaagtttctcctcttcctctacatCCAGCAGCTTAATCGCGTCTCTCTAAGGGCCTCTTTGATTGGTGAAGGGTGGCCTAATCGCACCCGATCCCCATCTCCATCAGACCGAGAGGCCAAGACAAGCATGCAGAACAAGGTCGTCCACCCCGCTAATGAGGCATTTAGTGAATTTCTGAAAgcttggtttaaaaaaaaaaaattgcaatttTGCTAATGTTAGATCAAAAACAGGGAGAACCAGTGCTGTATTCCCTGTAAATATAAGTTTGTTTTCATTAATCTCATTcaaaaatcattatttttatgtATGAAATTTAATTATTATTGCTCGGTTAAGCTAGTTTTCAAACTAAAGCTTTATTTTTAGGGAATAATTCCAGCTGGAATAGCATAGTGACAACATGATGTGTCGTATAACTGTGCAACATGAGCGGGTACCAAACAGCACATCTTTCCAGTTCAAAGTGCAGATTATTATGTTTCAGTTCTCTGTCATGACCAGCTCTGGCttcttttgttgtttcattGCTTCTGCAGAACTGGGACGATCAGGCCCACCTTGTATTTGTTCAAAGTCATCTGGCGGAGATTCTGGAGCTCCTGGTGGGACCAGCCCAGCTGTCAAAGTCTGGACAAACCTCCAGAGACTGCCAGGTTTGTAAACAACAGAGTAAGAGAGAAAATTGGTATCGAAGCCATTTTATTTCAGATCTAAGCAGCTAACCACCTCCATTCTTAGCACAACAGGAAGCTAAAACTGGTgctattattatattatattattatgaTATTATTCCTTATTGTAAACAAAGAAATACTATGGGATGCTGTTGGGTCATTGACTAAAACCAAAGCCGTGTGCAAAGATGCTCAGTCAACTCAGAGAACAGCATGAACATTTTTTCCTGTTGGACCACCTGCTGTCTGATAATTATAGATTCACATTTGAAGGGTAAAAACACTGAACTTTTCTAGCATTATTTTTggagttttgttgttttggggCGTAGTATGTGCAGATTACATGGACACATCTAATATGTGtccttttatttaaaggttttcGTATTGAAGCCGCTTTACTATAAAGCCTGGGGATTGTAACTACTGAAAATTCTCTAAACTGTCCATGATATTCTGATAGATCCCACTGGAGGTGGTACGAAGTCTC
Coding sequences:
- the dnajb11 gene encoding dnaJ homolog subfamily B member 11, with amino-acid sequence MASRGINICGVCYLLLYVITVVLGGRDFYKILGVSKSASIRDIKKAYRKLALQLHPDRNQDDPKAQDKFADLGAAYEVLSDEEKRKQYDAYGEEGLKEGHHGSHNDIFSSFFGDFGFMFGGNRQQQDRNIPRGNDIILDLEVTLEEVYSGNFVEVVRNKPVAKEAPGKRKCNCRQEMRTTQLGPGRFQMTQETVCDECPNVKLVNEERTLEVEIEQGVRDEMEYPFIGEGEPHIDGEPGDLRFRIKVLKHPLFERRGDDLYTNVTISLVEALVGFEMDIVHLDGHKVHIVRDKITKPGARMWKKGEGLPNFDNNNIRGSLIITFDVEFPGTQLDEQQKDGIRGLLKQSSVQKIYNGLQGY